actattAATGCACTTCAGCATGACCCATGcacacattgaaaatcctaactaaccaatcagcaatacacttaccctctttcttaagaaattcaactgcaatatcatccactctagTGACTTTGCAACATTTCATCTCatccaaggctttcaccacctcttctccaaaCCACATTCCaagactcactttgcatacctccctgacTCAACATCTTACATGTGCCTCCCTATTATCAAACCCATTCaccaatccttcaaaacacttactCCATCTTTACCTCAGCTCATCATCACCTGTTACCACTTgaacatgtatcccatcaccaatattcccacgtattctattgttttctcacactgttaacctacttccaaaacaccttattctccctaaagtttactgatacgtacctcctactgctttctcttgtacatttttgTGCATCATTTGCACTCCTACCCTGTAAGCACTGTCTATAAacctttctttttcactagcaactttcttCATCTCACCCTTTTTCACTTGCCAGCacttcttccacacatatttcttacatacattcctcatcaactccctttgcttcatttactctcacctctgtCCATTGTATACCCTCTTTTCCAAACACCTCCAgaaatcttcacccttacctacaccaggtaatgatcaaacatttcCTAACCCCACTGCCCTAGCTACCCCTCTCAACACTTTCTCACccaagagtctctcctttgcactcATCAATTAGTATGTCATCCAGTAATGCCCATTTACCATCTTTCCTAATCACTCAGATATACACCTTAcatctttttacaccaggtattcccattcaccagtcctttttcagcacaaccccataagctattcaccatttttaTTCACCTCACTGAATGACCAATGTTCCCCAACTGCTACATTAATACTCTtgcatataaatcacccatcactaatacccaatcttTCATATCAAAGCTGCAGAATCACTCACTCAGTTGCAACCTAAATACttgtctctcatcatcatctttttcatgTTCAGGTATATTAGCACTAATAAAATCACCTATCTCTTAcactccactttcatttctgcCCACATCAATCCTTACACTTTAATACATCCTCACACCTGCTTtggcagtagtgctaccccttcctcagcTTTTACCCTCATGCCAATccctaagactttcccaaaccaatttttccttttacccttgagggatgtttcactcagatccaaacaGCTAAGTTCCTTTCCCTAAAAAtaccatctttctcttctttcttctcatcttggatacatctacACACAATCAGACAATCCagcatgagcctttgaggagaatgagcattcCTCACTTCTCTTCCGTCTTTTAAAACGTAAGATACAAGAAGGGAGGTTTAAACCCCTGCTCCCCCGTATTCTTATGTATGCACTTTTTAAGGTCTGGATTCCTGATCACCATTCATCTTCCGGTATGCAACTCATATGCCTTTTCCCCATTTTCATATACACTAGGGATGCAATgccctccaattataccctcaacagttTCAACAACAATCAGATTTCCCCAGTGCCAAATTTGATTCCTTGTATCAAAACTCACAAATTACTCACTTAATTTCAACCAAAATGCACACCTTTAATCTTCAATCCTTTCAGTAACCACGCCATCTCTCATTAATTTTTTGAAATTAAATTTCTTACTTCTTTACACTTAAATACAGCCATTTTTTGTTtctgttctctcactaacccaaTCATTTACCAAATGAACATTCAACATCATTTCAATCAGCTAAAACACCCAGGATTCTCTCATTAAATATAGTGCTAACTCTCCCTTGTTTCCATCATCCTTGACAGAGAAACTTTACACaaattacatatttgtatgtgAATACTCGAAAACTTACCTGAAGAGAGGAGCAGGAATGTGAAGTATAATTAGTCCTGCCACCTTCCATACCATACAGATGCCTGATGCCATAGGTGTATCGACTCCTATCACAGCCTTCCCAAGAATGAGAACAGCCAGTCCCTCTGTGAGCCTTTGAATAAAAACTTTCCCATAGTGCTAAGTTCTCCATTACAGGTAGCCCAATATCCTTGAGAAACAAAGTGTAACGTATCCTGGCATGATGACGAAGACGACTAGTACTAGACAGGATTTTATGAAGTTCCTGCATACAGAGAGGAAAATAAGGGACTTGGTTTTCAACATCTCTGCACTTGAGGCTATGGGAAGTCAGAACCATATTAAAACCACCTTGTTGTTTTCTGTACAATCTAAACAAACTTTTCTTTACTTGATTCATTCTAGCATCATCAATGACTAAATCTTGTGTCTCACAATGAGACAGCTGCCTTAAGCCCAGTTCTAAAGTTATTGTAAAAACTGAACTCAACAACTGTGATAAAAGCTGGCAATGTATATTTACTTCACCGGAAATTACAGCAACATTCCGCTCCTTTACCAAAGGAATAACCATAGTCCATGGCACtgaaagaaaattgaaaagaaaatcaaattaaATCTGAGGACACAATAAATAAGttcagaagaagaaaagaaaggaaaactaaGTCATTGTTTAGGGGATTCTGCCTATGATAATGAACTGTAGGCCTTATTTCTAGCACATAAACACAGCCATACAAGCATCTAAGAGCATACTCACATCATGGATTTTAGGGACAAACTTATGGATCAAAACTAAAGAAAAGTTAAACCTTTAAAACTATTTCTTTCCCACTCTAAACATTCCTCCTTTAACTCTTTTGCCTTGGACTGAacaatggcatgtgaagcatctggggtaaaccatggaaaggtctgtgaggcctgcgTTTTTGGTCgtttttggtgcataacacatgacagctagagactgagtgtgaacaaatgtagccttttttgtctcttttcctggtgctacctcgttgaagaAGGGGGTAGCAATTGTATTTTCCTGTGGGGCCGGATAGCAACAGGGATGGataaaggtaagcaagtatgaatatgtacatgtgtatgtagtacagtatatgtctgtgtatgtatagcatgtatgtgtatgtacatgcgtgtatgtgggtgttcatgtactatatgtttatatgagtgaatgggccattcttcatctgtttcctggcgctacctcactgacgcgggaaacagtgattatgtataataataatcccctatccctggggataggggattaagaatacttcccacgtattccctgcgtgttgtagaaggcgcctaaaaggggagggagcgggagtctggaaatcctcccctcttgttttttttttaattttccaaaagaaggaacagaggaggccaggtgaggatattccaaaaaaggcccagtcctctgttcttaacgctacctcgctgacgcggaaaatggcgaacagtttaaaagaaaaaaagaaagaataataataacaaaaaaagttAACTTGGAAACTTAGAAATTCGGATTTAAGACATGGTTACCAAAAACTAATTTCCCTCTGAAGCGATATGTGGAATCATCCCCAGGACCTTGACACCATTGATGCTGTGCAATGCGTGCTGTTAGCATGGGGAGTAAATGTCACGTGCATATCGGACATGACACCGAGAATGGTGAGAAATTTGTTCTGAGGGAGTGAccatccattcaaggtgactaaaGGGTGTATGCTTGATCCACTTCTGTCTGGGGTTTAGAGTGATTGTGGGGATGCTGACGTTCTGTTCTAGTGAGCCATTTTCCCCGTTAAGTAATCTAAAGCTGCATGTCTGTCACTGCTTCTGTGGTGTCGTGAatatgaggtcatctgcatatgaaagggcCTTCTTGTTGAGGTTTGCCTGATGTAATGGGACTTTGTGcaggaagagaatgaagagaatTGGAAATAAAACTGCTTCATGGAGAACTCCACCGTAGAGTTTAAGTGTATTAGAGGTCAAGCCATTGTCAGTGGCTCTGACATGCTGGTTGGCTATGAAGTTGGCCATCCAATTTTTGTCAATGTTTTGGTGGGTGGTGTTAAAAGTGTTCTGTCTAAGGATGTACCAGGGAACAGTGTCAAAATGTTTTGCTTTGTTGACATCTATTACCAAAAATAAtgtcatacttgttcaccatttgcTGCGTTATCTAAGTAGcacaaggaggagatggagatccATTGTTTCCTGAGTTAGTGAGGCAGTGTcaggaacagttgaagaaagtctgcattcactcacatccattctctggctatcacacaatgcactgaaaccacatctccctatccacaaccaggcccaacaggcCCTTACATGGTATCCCCTAGCCATTTCACAAGCTATGGATCAGTCAAATTACAGTACATCACCCCCCGTATGCATCATCATTTAAATTCACTTGATACTGTGCATGCCTCGCATccttcagcatgttcaggctccagtcacTTAAAATCTGCAATACTCctgccttccatctccaatttagtttctcacttcttgtcctctccacttcaggtacatatatcctctttattaacctctccttactcactccaactttccaaaccatttcagctaacactcttcagctctctcaaccacactctcctcacttccaaaCCTATCACTCACCCTTCTAATATTCGTTCAAACCACCACATACCATAAACTGCCCTAAAACGGTTCATTTCTTATACATACAACCTCCTCTTCACAACCATGTTTAAAGCATaagcctcgcatccataaaacattgttgggatGACAacatcttcaaacatgcccatttttgccctctgatatAACAAACTCTTCTGCACATTccccaatgctcccagaaccttagcacCCCTCACCCAACAtattactcacttccacttccatggttatttttgttgccatgtccacacccaggtatctaaaatatttcacttcttcttagttttctccattcatactctcacctcaactaacctgtctgtCTGCCCTCCCAAACTTATAaccttcacatctactcttaactccCTCCTTTTCCACACTCccccaaactcaagtcaccaacttttgcagtttcttactcaaatttgccaccagtgctgtatcacacACTAGAGACTGCATACACACCAATTTCTCCATGACCTTTTGTATTTTCATCCCTCATCattccatccataagcaaatcaaacagccatggtgaaatcATACAACCCTGATGCGAGCCAacactcgctcttctctcttcctacccatacttCCGTTTCTAGCAGATTTCCTCTCATgccattatttttcctttttttaaatgggaggctccagtcaaggacaaaattCCCTACAGAGGCTGGGCCATATATGAAATATCAAGAAATTGATGAAAAAAAGCAAGGACAGAGAaaggtatttacaaattttggaggaagtgaaaaatctgtcttttaaaatgtcccACGTCATagctattaggaaagacatgaaaggacaGAGTGTTCTAAATCTTTAAGGTGTAGCGACAGAAACAGTTAATAAAATGGCACACCTTGAGTTGCCAAAAGCTATACAGTAACAATatgatgcaacagcttgccaaATATTGCATGATCTATCTAATGGCAGGGGCACACAAGTAACCAGTTtcaggaacaaaaaccaaagtaacatcTCCATAAGTGACAAGTGGCATAAGGCAAGTGGAATGAGGTTAGCCTGAGGGAACTGATAAGTTGGATTGCTTTCAACTCATCTCTCTTGAtcaaggatgcagagctggaacctCCCTAAATGTaaggagcagtactccatacaaggacggatcaatcttctatataaatggagcaactgccCAGAAGataagaaatttcaacatctaaacaagaaTCTCAGTTCCTTAGAGGCAGGTTTAGCTATTTCCATTATGCAAGGTATTCAAGATGGtgtgtatgttacagtaatacaaagtatgttcatcatgtcaagaggtggaattacagatccatcaaagATGACAGGAAAGTTGaaaggaatttttgatagagaaatgggtagcaaatgggtcttggaggcattaaacttaaccagacttcatctaccccactgaaatatctTATTAATTCTAAGTTTCCTGAGGAAGTTGAGTAGACGAGATGCAGACAGATTGAGAGAAGGAGCAAATTTGAAAAATGTAGAGGAATGCTGTGATGAGTcagtatgaatgcatttggtaaTCTGTAGAAGAATGGAAATCATTAAATGAACAGGAGAAAAGTGTACGAGACATGACACAACATTGAGGTACACCACTGCTAATGGACAACCACTGAAACAGATTGGCCGGAGAGGAAACTAAATGAGGGTGAGAAACCAAAAGAGGAGAGATTAgggatgagaccctgatgccacacccgaTTAAAGGCTTTAGATATATCCAGAGTAACTATATAGGagtccctaaaatctttcagagatgttgaccatacattagtaagataggaaaggggATCATCAGTGGATCTTACCAAAAGAAAGCCAtaccggtgatcagagagaaggctgtgagaTCCAATATATCTGAGGGTATGGGAGTtgaaggattcaaagactctggaaatagCAGTCAACAGGACAGTAATTAAAGGAGTTAGTATGGCCATCCTTCTTCAGGACAGGTTGTACCAATGcaggcttccaagaagaaggaagcattttggtttttaaacagcaatgaaacagacaagcaagcacagctAAGTTCGGAagtacactctttcagtacacaaggatggatgccatcaggtccatatGCCTTGTTTGTGTTTAGAGAGAAGCCTTTTTGGACAGttaaaagagattacagggaggggcacAGGATTAATAACATGAGCATCAAGGAATGAAGGATTGtttgagtcatccaaggtagagttagaagaAAAACAATAATCAAAGAGAGTAGCTGTGTGTACAGGAGAGAGTCTCAGTActctcagaatggaaaagtgaagaacAGGTAAAGCGACACAAGCTGTTAGCAATTCCTTTAGCTAAAAACCAGAAAGATCTAGTAGCAGATGAAGAGGAGAGCTTACtgcacttcctctgaataaagaaATGCTCTGCCTCAGATAATGTACTTGCCATGATCACAAGCAGTGATAAGTGCTcaatggggaaggaggaagaagaggtttcCCTGCCTGATacacctgatcccttgcctgaatggcctcagagcaAGAGCAGTTAAATGATGGACTAGAAGTGgtaatcttggaggaagagggtagTGATTCCAAtcccaggaaaaaaaaactgttatgTATTTGGTATAGACAGAAGCATCGATATATATGGGACAGAAATGTACCGAAGGAAAAGctgaaaagaatttttgtaagttatttcagtcagcATGTCAATATCTatatttagaaggggctgctggagaagGAGGTGCTGTTAAATAAAAATTGATATACTAACAAAAGTATGGCCAGATGAAACAATTAGGGGTGAGATGGTGTACCCACAGCAAGAAGGATTAAAGGTGAAACACAGatccaaaatattaggagagGGGTcatagtggtcaggaatatgggtgggatgGATGAGAAATTTTTCTAGATCACTGAAAATGAAAAACGTGAGGGCTCTAATCCCCCCAACACCCATATGGGAGAAGTTCAATTATTCTTTaaggtgaacattgaaatctccTAGGTAAAGCATCTTAGCTTGTGGGTTGAAAAAAGTTATAAGACTTGTAGAATCAGGAAAGAAGTAGGCAAAACAAAGTAAAACAGCTGTATCTGGGAGACacaccttgagccagataacatcaaagttttggGAATCAAATTCCTCAGGGCATGCCATAGGTACAATCATGTTGAAATAAGAAAAGACAGTAACTTGAACTGGAGCCTTGATTGGAGGTTATAGTCAGATATGAGAAAGGGATTATGGGAACATTACTAGACAACTAGATCTCAGATAGAAGTCAGATATTAGTGGAGGTACAAGACAAATGATGTTCAACAGAAAAGAGCTTACCAGAAAGACCACGAATGTAGGTATAGTGAACAAAAAATGAGGCAGGTCTATTAGAGAAGAATGAGTCATAGGAGGGGCAAGTCCTACCATgtaagccctccctctcattagcaGCAGAGTCGGGCAGGAACCTTGGAATTCTCTAAGTTGGTCTCTGTGTCAAATTTGGAGCATTCACTTTTTACAGAAAAGAGTACAGAAAGCATAGGGGATTGGCTATGAAATCCCTAATGAGAGCCATTATGGTATGTCAACAGATGGAGGTGCTTGAAACAGATAGATACAAAGGAATAATAGGAAGAGGATCTTCATGATAAAGATATGTGGATGATGCCTGAGAGTACAGATATAAACAACAAACTAAGGATGCTAAACAACATAGGAAGGGACGTCTAATTCATGGTGGAACTCTACAGAATGTTTGCAAGTCATgataatttcatatttttcttgttgGTGTATAAAAAACAGGACCAAAACATGAGAGATAATTGGATTCTTTCTATGACCCATCAGGCTCTGCAGTGAGGAATATTTAGAGCACGAATTCAAATGCATTTCCAAGGCTTCCAGTACATTAAAGTATCCACAGGGACTCATCCACATATCAAAGAGGAAAGCAGTTAAGACACCTGAAAGAAAGAGGGATGAGAGAGCAGGTAAGGACAGTGAAATACTTAGCAGCCCCTAATTCTAGACTGTCAGAAGGATTGGATAGCACTTTGCTAAAAATGGGTATAAGAGTAGCCAACACCACGGAAACAAGAACTGGACATATTgtcaaagaggaaagaaaataagagagtgGAATTATCTATCAAGTCCCATGTAGCAGATGTGAGGCTCAGcttttgaggaatgtatgaacACACAAAACATCCACCTCAATCATGGTTTAAACAGGCAAATATGGGCACCTCCAGAAATGGGAAGAAGCAAAGATCATGCACACAATTctaaggaagaggggaaaaataaaTGAAGTAGCACATATCATTTCTCACAAATCTCAAAATCACTAGGAGAACTTCTTCAGTTTAGCCAGGGCAGCAGGGACAAGGATTGTGACAGATGTTAAGGAGGCGAGATTTACAACTAATAATCTGGGAGAAAGACTGGTTAAGACACCTTGTCTGAGTGTGGTAATAGTTTCTGGGCATCCAGATGACCCtttggaaatggcgaatatgtatgaaaaaaagaatagatatatgtgaagcatgtgaagcatctggggtaaaccatagaaagttctgtggggcctggatgtggaggggagactgagtgtgaacgaatgtggcctttgtcatcttttcctagcactacttcacacacatgagggggaagtgggttgttatttcatgtgtggcgggatgacgatgggaatgaatgaaggcagacagtatgaattatgtacatggttatatatgtatatgtctgtgtgtgtgtatatatatgtatacattgagatgtataggtatgtatatgtgctgtgtgtggacgtgtatgtatatacatgtgtatgtgggtgggttggtcctttctttcgtctgtttccttgcgctatctcactaacgcgggagacagcgacaaagcaaaataaatataaataatatatatatatatatatatatatatatatatatatatatatatatatatatatatatatatggagtgagtattttgaaggtttgttgaatgtgtttgatgatagagtggcagatatagggtgttttggtcgaggtggtgtgcaaagtgcgagggttagggaaaatgatttggtaaacagagaagaggtagtaaaagctttgcggaagatgaaagccggcaaggcagcaggtttggatggtattgcagtggaatttattaaaaaagggggtgactgtattgttgactggttggtaaggttatttaatgtatgtatgactcatggtgaggtgcctgaggattggcggaatgcgtgcatagtgccattgtacaaaggcaaaggggataagagtgagtgctcaaattacagaggtataagtttgttgagtattcctggcaaattatatgggagggtattgattgagagggtgaaggcatgtacagagcatcagattggggaagagcagtgtggtttcagaagtggtagaggatgtgtggatcaggtgtttgcttggaagaatgtatgtgagaaatacttaggaaagcaaatggatttgtatgtagcatttatggatctggagaaggcatatgatagagttgatagagatgctctgtggaaggtattaagaatatatggtgtgggaggcaagttgttagaagcagtgaaaagtttttatcgaggatgtaaggcatgtgtacgtgtaggaagagaggaaagtgattggttctcagtgaatgtaggtttgtggcaggggtgtgtgatgtctccatggttgtttaatttgtttatggatggggttgttagggaggtgaatgcaagagatttggaaagaggggcaagtatgaagtctgttggggatgagagagcttgggaagtgagtcagttgttgttcgctgatgatacagcgctggtggctgattcatgtgagaaactgcagaagctggtgactgagtttggtaaagtgtgtgaaagaagaaagttaagagtaaatgtgaataagaacaaggttattaggtacagtagggttgagggtcaagtcaattgggaggtgagtttaaatggagaaaaactggaggaagtgaagtgttttagatatctgggagtggatctggcagcggatggaaccatggaagcggaagtggatcatagggtgggggagggggcgaaaattctgggagccttgaagaatgtgtggaagtcgagaacattatctcggaaagcaaaaatgggtatgtttgaaggaatagtggttccaacaatgttgtatggttgcgaggcgtggactatggatagagttgtgcgcaggaggatggatgtgctggaaatgagatgtttgaggacaatgtgtggtgtgaggtggtttgatcgagtaagtaacgttagggtaagagagatgtgtggaaataaaaagagcgtggttgagagagcagaagagggtgttttgaaatggtttggtcacatggagtgaatgagtgaggaaagattgaccaagaggatatacgtgtcggaggtggagggaacgaggagaagagggagaccaaattggaggtggaaagatggagtgaaaaagattttgtgtgatcggggcctgaacatgcaggagggtgaaaggagggcaaggaatagagtcaattggagcgatgtggtataccggggttgacgtgctgtcagtggattgaatcaaggcatgtgaagcgtctggggtaaaccatggaaagctgtgtaggtatgtatatttgcgtgtgtggacgtatgtatatacatgtgtatgggggtgggttgggccatttctttcgtctgtttccttgcgctacctcgcaaacacaggagacagcgacaaagcaaaaagaaaaaaatatatatatatatatatatatatatatatatatatatatatatatatatatatatatatatatatatatatatataatccagaaatcctcccctccttgtattaactttctaaattgggaaacagaagaaggagtcacgcggggagtgctcatcctcctcgaaggctcagagtggggtgcctaaatgtgtgtggatgtaaccaagatgtgaaaaaaggagagataggtagtatgtttgaggaaaggaacctggatgttttggctctgagtgaaacgaagctcaagggtaaaggggaagagtggtttgggaatgtctggggagtaaagtcaggggttagtgagaggacaagagcaagggaaggagtagcaatactcctgaaacaggagttgtgggagtatgtgatagagtgtaagaaagtaaatt
The window above is part of the Panulirus ornatus isolate Po-2019 chromosome 55, ASM3632096v1, whole genome shotgun sequence genome. Proteins encoded here:
- the LOC139765625 gene encoding uncharacterized protein isoform X3, yielding MHQKRPKTQASQTFPWFTPDASHAIVQSKAKELKEECLEWERNSFKVPWTMVIPLVKERNVAVISGEVNIHCQLLSQLLSSVFTITLELGLRQLSHCETQDLVIDDARMNQVKKSLFRLYRKQQGGFNMVLTSHSLKCRDVENQVPYFPLCMQELHKILSSTSRLRHHARIRYTLFLKDIGLPVMENLALWESFYSKAHRGTGCSHSWEGCDRSRYTYGIRHLYGMEGGRTNYTSHSCSSLQALWSQPSETGGCPFTSFDEERLSYLLSPILGTNIHIQETIMKEVKAKRPYAACKILLAFTVFMQREYKRRQEYEFNELHGQKSLKDLDKVESDRQSILKDGENSSTFDSNEGTLLPKECEEQSSFSFHVCKNQMHPNDYDCSRKHEKVKTHLKVSSLLCLKEKDTQNSQKAYVSSCRCSGMKNQFHSMLCDLEDLRETLPECNFLRPSQYYLKAKSKSDM